The window GTCACGTCGAACGTCCCTCCACCCAGGTCGTACACCAGAAACACGCCGTCCTCCGCCGTCCCCCCCAGCCCGTAGGCGAGCGCCCCGGCCGTCGGCTCGTTCACAATGTCGATCACCTCCAGGCCCGCGATCGCCCCGGCGTCCTCGGTGGCCTTCCGCCGCACGTCGTCGAAATACGCCGGCACCGTGATCACCGCCTTATGGACCGGACCGATGTGCAACTCCGCATCCTGCTTCAACTTCTTCAGAATCAGCGCCGAGATGCTCTCCGGCGTGTAGGTTTCCCCGTCCACCTTGAATCGCCAGTGGGGGTTCCCCATCTCACGCTTGATGTGCAGCACCGCTCGCGACGGGTCCGCCAAAGCCTCCC of the Planctomycetota bacterium genome contains:
- a CDS encoding Hsp70 family protein — encoded protein: MATESESSQAHAVGIDLGTTFSSLAYVNAAGNPVIVPNAEGELLTPSVVAFTKDAILVGRDARREALADPSRAVLHIKREMGNPHWRFKVDGETYTPESISALILKKLKQDAELHIGPVHKAVITVPAYFDDVRRKATEDAGAIAGLEVIDIVNEPTAGALAYGLGGTAEDGVFLVYDLGGGTFDVT